One genomic window of Cricetulus griseus strain 17A/GY chromosome 3, alternate assembly CriGri-PICRH-1.0, whole genome shotgun sequence includes the following:
- the Aldh1a3 gene encoding aldehyde dehydrogenase family 1 member A3 isoform X1, translated as MATTNGAVENGQSDGKQPALPRPIRNLEVKFTKIFINNDWHESKSGKKFATYNPSTLEKICEVEEGDKPDVDKAVEAAQAAFQRGSPWRQLDALRRGQLLHQLADLVERDRAILATLETMDTGKPFLHAFFVDLEGCIKTFRYFAGWADKIQGRTIPTDNNVVCFTRHEPIGVCGAITPWNFPLLMLAWKLAPALCCGNTVVLKPAEQTPLTALYLGSLIKEVGFPPGVVNIVPGFGPTVGAAISAHPQINKIAFTGSTEVGKLVKEAASRSNLKRVTLELGGKNPCIVCADADLDLAVECAHQGVFFNQGQCCTAASRVFVEEQVYGEFVRRSVEYAKKRPVGDPFDAKTEQGPQIDQKQFDKILELIESGKKEGAKLECGGSAMEDRGLFIKPTVFSDVTDNMRIAKEEIFGPVQPILKFKNLEEVIKRANSTDYGLTAAVFTKNLDKALKLASALESGTVWVNCYNAFYAQAPFGGFKMSGNGRELGEYALAEYTEVKTVTIKLDDKNP; from the exons ATGGCCACCACTAACGGGGCTGTGGAAAATGGACAGTCGGATGGGAAACAGCCTGCACTGCCGCGCCCCATCCGCAACTTGGAGGTTAAGTTCACCAAG ATATTTATCAACAACGACTGGCACGAGTCCAAGAGTGGGAAAAAGTTTGCCACATATAACCCTTCAACTCTAGAGAAAATCTGTGAGGTGGAAGAAGGCGACAAG CCCGATGTGGACAAGGCTGTGGAGGCCGCACAAGCTGCCTTCCAGAGGGGCTCACCGTGGCGCCAGCTGGATGCCCTGAGGCGAGGCCAGTTGCTGCACCAGCTGGCCGATCTTGTGGAAAGGGACCGTGCTATCCTGGCA ACTCTGGAGACGATGGACACTGGCAAGCCATTCCTTCATGCCTTCTTTGTCGACCTGGAGGGCTGTATTAAGACCTTCAGATATTTTGCCGGGTGGGCAGACAAAATCCAGGGCAGGACCATCCCCACAG ATAACAACGTTGTGTGTTTCACCAGGCACGAGCCCATTGGGGTGTGTGGGGCCATTACACCA TGGAACTTTCCCCTTCTGATGCTGGCCTGGAAACTGGCTCCTGCCCTGTGCTGTGGGAACACTGTGGTCCTGAAACCTGCTGAGCAGACACCCCTCACCGCCCTGTACCTTGGCTCTCTCATCAAAGAG GTGGGGTTCCCTCCGGGTGTGGTGAACATCGTGCCAGGCTTTGGGCCCACAGTGGGAGCAGCAATCTCCGCTCATCCACAGATCAACAAGATAGCCTTCACAGGGTCCACAGAG GTTGGAAAGCTGGTTAAAGAAGCTGCCTCCCGGAGCAACCTGAAGCGAGTCACGCTGGAGCTGGGGGGCAAGAACCCATGCATCGTGTGTGCTGATGCCGACC TGGACTTGGCGGTGGAGTGTGCTCACCAAGGAGTATTCTTCAACCAAGGCCAGTGCTGCACAGCCGCCTCCAGAGTGTTCGTGGAAGAGCAGGTCTATGGGGAGTTTGTGAGGAGGAGTGTGGAGTATGCCAAGAAGAGGCCAGTTGGAGATCCCTTCGATGCCAAAACGGAGCAAGGACCCCAG ATCGATCAAAAGCAGTTTGACAAAATCCTTGAGCTGATCGAgagtgggaagaaagaaggggccAAGCTAGAATGTGGGGGTTCAGCCATGGAGGACAGGGGGCTGTTCATCAAACCCACTGTCTTCTCAGATGTTACAGACAATATGAGGATTGCCAAAGAGGAG ATTTTCGGACCAGTGCAGCCAATACTGAAGTTCAAAAATCTTGAAGAAGTGATCAAAAGAGCGAACAGCACTGACTACGGACTCACAGCAGCAGTGTTCACCAAAAACCTGGACAAAGCCCTGAAGCTGGCTTCTGCGCTGGAGTCTGGCACAGTCTG